From Leopardus geoffroyi isolate Oge1 chromosome B4, O.geoffroyi_Oge1_pat1.0, whole genome shotgun sequence, a single genomic window includes:
- the CELA1 gene encoding chymotrypsin-like elastase family member 1 isoform X1, whose amino-acid sequence MLRFLVLATLVLYGHSTQDFPETNARVVGGTEARKNSWPSQISLQYLSGGKWYHTCGGTLIRQNWVMTAAHCVDRKMTFRVVAGEHNLSQNDGTEQRVSVQKIVVHPYWNSNNVAAGYDIALLRLAQRVTLNNYVQLGVLPPAGTILANNNPCYITGWGMTKTNGQLAQALQQAYLPSVDYATCSSSSYWGSTVKSTMVCAGGDGIRSGCQPLYTDNSLRQLCLQIPCHWSFPRVCLLGFQTSGSPNSSPQNGSAHSHRAPSQLFLLPSDPQPHLPSLQSLCLFSSQLT is encoded by the exons ATGCTACGCTTCTTGGTGCTCGCCACCCTGGTCCTTTATG GACACAGCACCCAGGACTTTCCAGAAACCAACGCCCGGGTAGTTGGAGGGACTGAGGCCCGGAAGAATTCCTGGCCCTCGCAG ATTTCCCTCCAGTACCTCTCTGGGGGCAAATGGTATCACACCTGTGGGGGGACCCTCATCAGACAGAACTGGGTGATGACAGCTGCTCACTGCGTGGACcg CAAAATGACCTTCCGTGTGGTGGCTGGAGAGCACAACCTGAGCCAGAACGATGGCACCGAGCAGCGTGTGAGTGTGCAGAAGATCGTGGTGCATCCCTACTGGAACAGCAATAACGTGGCCGCCGG CTATGACATTGCCCTGCTGCGCCTGGCCCAGAGAGTTACCCTCAACAACTATGTGCAGCTGGGTGTCCTGCCCCCGGCAGGGACCATCCTGGCCAACAACAATCCCTGCTACATCACGGGCTGGGGCATGACCAAGA CCAACGGGCAGCTGGCCCAGGCCCTGCAGCAGGCTTACCTGCCCAGTGTGGACTACGCCACCTGCTCCAGTTCCAGCTACTGGGGCTCCACCGTGAAGAGCACCATGGTATGCGCTGGAGGAGACGGAATTCGCTCTGGATGCCAG CCGCTCTACACTGACAATTCTCTGAGGCAGTTGTGTCTCCAGATCCCTTGCCACTGGAGTTTCCCAAGAGTGTGTCTTCTGGGTTTTCAGACTTCTGGGTCCCCCAACTCTTCACCTCAGAATGGATCCGCTCATTCCCACCGAGCTCCTTCCcagctcttccttctgccctcagATCCTCAGCCACACCTTCCATCTCTCCAGAGCCTGTGTCTCTTTTCAAGTCAATTAACATAA